The following proteins are co-located in the Labrys monachus genome:
- the bluB gene encoding 5,6-dimethylbenzimidazole synthase gives MDDPGGALAPSAPFSSADRDAVYRAIFTRRDVRSQFRPDPVPDEVLARILDAGHHAPSVGFMQPWSFLVLRSAETRRRVQALFEAANAEAAAMFPPEKQALYRSLKLEGIVEAPLNLCITCDPDRAGPVVLGRTHDKAMDAYSTVCAVQNIWLAARAEGVGIGWVSILDGARLKQILAIPPRVTLVAYLCLGYVQEAYTRPELEVKGWRRRLPPEDVVHFEGWGRSLPDEPLLSLMRTGMADRLGLGEAACAPGAGQADPG, from the coding sequence ATGGATGATCCAGGCGGGGCGCTTGCGCCTTCCGCACCCTTTTCGTCCGCGGATCGCGATGCGGTCTACCGCGCCATCTTCACGCGGCGCGACGTGCGCAGCCAGTTCCGGCCCGATCCGGTTCCCGACGAGGTGCTCGCCCGCATCCTCGATGCCGGCCACCACGCCCCCTCCGTCGGGTTCATGCAGCCCTGGAGTTTCCTCGTGCTCCGCAGCGCCGAGACGCGCCGCCGGGTGCAGGCTTTGTTCGAGGCCGCCAATGCGGAGGCGGCGGCGATGTTTCCGCCCGAGAAGCAGGCGCTTTACCGCTCGCTGAAGCTGGAGGGCATCGTGGAGGCGCCGCTCAATCTGTGCATCACCTGCGATCCCGACAGGGCGGGGCCGGTCGTCCTCGGCCGCACGCACGACAAGGCGATGGACGCCTATTCGACCGTCTGCGCCGTCCAGAACATCTGGCTCGCCGCGCGGGCGGAGGGAGTGGGCATCGGCTGGGTCAGCATCCTCGACGGTGCCAGGCTGAAGCAGATCCTGGCGATCCCGCCGCGGGTGACCCTCGTCGCCTATCTCTGCCTCGGCTATGTGCAGGAGGCCTATACGAGGCCCGAGCTGGAGGTGAAGGGGTGGCGCCGCCGCCTGCCCCCGGAGGACGTCGTGCATTTCGAAGGCTGGGGCCGGAGCCTGCCGGACGAGCCGCTGCTGTCGTTGATGCGGACCGGCATGGCCGATCGGCTGGGCCTGGGCGAAGCGGCCTGTGCGCCAGGAGCGGGGCAGGCCGACCCCGGCTGA
- a CDS encoding efflux transporter outer membrane subunit produces the protein MFKIIRDAGRLLMGSAALTCLAGCAVGPDYHPALMAVPSRFAAAGLQAGGPMREAPVDPAKWWLTLHDRELDSLVARALAGNTDLEIALDRMQEARTQEAVVLGSALPSAGFSAGAARGTGTDLASGRAASALVAAETRRQSKQVDGIAGFDGGWEIDLFGRYRREMEAAQADRQAAADARHSVLVSVVADVARAYVEMRAAQRQADVVRETAGALREYVGLNQQQFSRGISNELDFTLAQRELATVEAEKGPIEAEIRQQQYVIAGLVGEFPETLAKELQRPGPFPRLPGRIPLGLPADLLRQRPDILEGERELAADTAQIGVATADLFPRLFVTAGGGLEGRGAGVGPNAASLIWSIGPSLSVPLLDFGRLDALVQQAGLQAKEAAARYRQTVLNAVRDVDVAAAAYKGQEDRLGALSVALGDSRKAVGLANQRFQRGLTDSLNVIDAERQQYDLEKQYVSAQQSAAEAFIALYQALGDGWQDDRAFAAPPKPQPALVAAVRSLLGHDAR, from the coding sequence ATGTTCAAGATCATCCGAGATGCCGGCCGCCTCCTCATGGGGTCGGCGGCCCTGACCTGCCTCGCGGGCTGCGCCGTCGGCCCCGACTACCATCCCGCCCTGATGGCGGTCCCCAGCCGCTTCGCCGCGGCCGGGCTGCAGGCGGGCGGCCCGATGCGGGAAGCGCCTGTCGACCCGGCGAAATGGTGGCTGACGCTGCATGACCGCGAGCTCGATTCGCTTGTCGCCCGCGCCCTCGCCGGCAATACCGACCTCGAGATCGCCCTCGACCGCATGCAGGAAGCGCGGACGCAGGAGGCGGTCGTGCTGGGAAGTGCGCTGCCGAGCGCCGGCTTCAGCGCGGGCGCGGCGCGCGGCACCGGCACCGACCTCGCCAGCGGCCGCGCCGCCTCTGCCCTCGTCGCCGCCGAAACGCGGCGGCAGTCGAAGCAGGTCGACGGCATCGCCGGTTTCGACGGCGGCTGGGAGATCGACCTGTTCGGCCGCTACAGGCGCGAGATGGAGGCGGCGCAGGCCGACAGGCAGGCCGCCGCCGATGCCAGGCATTCCGTCCTCGTCTCGGTCGTGGCGGATGTCGCCCGGGCCTATGTCGAGATGCGCGCGGCCCAGCGGCAGGCCGATGTGGTGCGCGAGACGGCAGGCGCCCTGCGCGAATATGTCGGGCTGAACCAGCAGCAGTTCAGCCGCGGCATCAGCAACGAACTCGACTTCACCCTGGCCCAGCGCGAGCTTGCGACGGTGGAGGCCGAGAAGGGTCCGATCGAGGCCGAAATCCGGCAACAGCAATATGTCATCGCCGGACTGGTCGGGGAATTTCCGGAGACCCTGGCGAAGGAACTCCAGCGGCCCGGACCCTTCCCCCGTCTGCCGGGACGGATCCCGCTGGGCCTGCCGGCGGACCTGCTGCGCCAGCGCCCGGACATCCTGGAGGGTGAACGCGAGCTCGCCGCCGACACCGCCCAGATCGGCGTCGCGACCGCGGACCTCTTCCCGCGGCTCTTCGTGACGGCCGGCGGCGGACTGGAGGGCCGCGGCGCCGGCGTCGGCCCGAATGCCGCCAGCCTCATCTGGTCGATCGGTCCCTCGCTCAGCGTCCCCCTGCTGGATTTCGGCCGGCTCGACGCCCTCGTGCAGCAGGCGGGGCTGCAGGCGAAGGAAGCGGCGGCGCGATACCGGCAGACGGTGCTGAACGCCGTCCGCGATGTCGATGTCGCCGCCGCCGCCTATAAAGGGCAGGAGGACCGGCTCGGCGCGCTTTCCGTGGCGCTGGGCGACAGCCGCAAGGCGGTCGGGCTCGCCAACCAGCGCTTTCAGCGAGGGCTGACCGATTCGCTCAACGTCATCGACGCCGAGCGCCAGCAATATGACCTGGAAAAGCAATATGTATCGGCCCAGCAGTCCGCCGCCGAGGCCTTCATCGCGCTCTACCAGGCCTTGGGAGACGGCTGGCAGGACGACCGCGCCTTCGCAGCCCCGCCGAAGCCGCAGCCGGCGCTGGTGGCCGCCGTCCGGAGCCTGCTCGGACATGACGCCCGATGA
- a CDS encoding efflux RND transporter periplasmic adaptor subunit, whose product MPVSEKAEVQTRPEAVVAADPEAHGFAASAGHGASPSGTRRKFMITGSVVGLVLIGCFSLVSHLKAREEDELARATAQVNAEPPTVDVLTVGRSSPTFPLVLPGETQGWYESVIYARVNGYVADWAANIGDKVRRGQVLATIETPDLDAQLTAAQARLTAAQALVVSRQSDVVFATATYERWKNSPTGVVSEQEREEKKAACDNAVAQLKEAQAQVGLARADVDRYTTLTEFKKVIAPYDGTITQRHIDIGNLVTAGSAASTTPLYRIVKDDPIRVFVDVPQSEAQDIRNGQPAEIRTSASAGRVFRGTVARTAASIDQKTRTLRVEVDIPNADHALVSGLYVSVTFRVPSDGAAQLPAAALIFRSGGAEVAMIGKRSDVEFRNVTISRDDGATVDVSSGVSVGDKIALNVGNQIADGAIVRTHALPGAVTTASTGR is encoded by the coding sequence ATGCCCGTCAGTGAGAAAGCGGAAGTGCAGACCCGACCGGAGGCCGTCGTCGCCGCGGATCCGGAAGCCCACGGCTTCGCCGCTTCGGCCGGTCACGGGGCCTCCCCTTCGGGGACGCGCCGGAAATTCATGATCACCGGCAGCGTCGTCGGCCTCGTCCTCATCGGCTGCTTCTCGCTGGTCAGCCATCTCAAGGCGCGCGAGGAGGACGAATTGGCCCGGGCCACGGCGCAGGTGAATGCGGAGCCGCCGACCGTCGACGTCCTCACGGTCGGACGATCCTCGCCGACCTTTCCCCTCGTGCTTCCCGGGGAAACCCAGGGCTGGTACGAAAGCGTCATCTATGCCCGCGTCAACGGATATGTCGCCGACTGGGCCGCCAATATCGGCGACAAGGTGCGCAGGGGCCAGGTGCTCGCGACGATCGAGACGCCCGACCTCGACGCCCAGCTGACGGCGGCGCAAGCCAGGCTCACGGCGGCGCAGGCGCTCGTCGTCTCGCGCCAGAGCGACGTCGTCTTCGCGACGGCGACCTATGAGCGCTGGAAGAATTCGCCGACGGGCGTCGTTTCCGAGCAGGAGCGCGAGGAGAAGAAGGCGGCTTGCGACAATGCGGTGGCCCAGCTCAAGGAGGCGCAGGCGCAGGTCGGCCTCGCGCGGGCCGACGTCGACCGCTACACCACACTGACCGAATTCAAGAAGGTGATCGCCCCCTATGACGGCACGATCACGCAGCGCCACATCGATATCGGCAATCTGGTGACCGCGGGCAGCGCGGCGAGCACAACACCGCTCTACCGCATCGTGAAGGACGATCCGATCCGGGTCTTCGTCGACGTCCCCCAAAGCGAGGCGCAGGACATCCGGAACGGGCAGCCGGCCGAGATCCGCACCAGCGCGTCGGCCGGCCGGGTTTTCCGCGGCACCGTCGCGCGCACGGCCGCTTCGATCGACCAGAAGACGCGCACGCTGCGGGTGGAAGTGGACATCCCGAATGCCGACCACGCCCTCGTCTCCGGGCTCTATGTGAGCGTGACCTTCAGGGTGCCGTCGGACGGCGCCGCGCAGCTTCCCGCCGCTGCGCTGATCTTCCGCTCCGGCGGCGCCGAGGTCGCCATGATCGGCAAGCGGAGCGACGTCGAATTCCGTAACGTCACGATCTCCCGGGACGACGGCGCGACGGTGGATGTGAGCTCCGGCGTGTCGGTCGGCGACAAGATCGCGCTCAATGTCGGCAACCAGATCGCCGACGGTGCGATCGTCCGGACCCACGCGCTCCCCGGCGCCGTGACGACCGCTTCGACGGGCCGGTGA
- a CDS encoding efflux RND transporter permease subunit, protein MSVVAYILRRPYTVISILILVCILGVGAGLRMPIDIFPDIDIPVVSVVWTYNGMDAKDIQDRILTLHERQMASLVDDIARIETTSYDGVGVEKVYLHQGADVTRAISQLSSSALVVLKYMPPNITPPLVIRYGATDVPIIQLSLSSPSLPDTKLNDLGQNIIRPDLAVVHGAEVPYPYGGKPRVVMADLDQQALSSRGLSPSDVSRALQEQNVILPSGDVKIGTRDYALTMNNSPDVIDRINDFPIKQVDGKVIFMRDVAHVHDGFQVQTNSVAVDGTPGALMTIRKTGGVSTLAVIDGVRSALPDIEKVLPPGVSIKAIFDQSIFVKAALGSVLMGGAMAAGLTALMILLFLGNWRLTLIILVSVPLSIVAAVLAMYIGGQTLNTMTLGGFALAVGILVDNGTVVIENIERHLASREPLELAIIRGAGEVGIPTLLSTLCICIVFVPIFLLQGTAKYLFSPLSLSVCLSLIASLVLSFTLVPILFRSLMRSSVHHADAGPAVPPGRWNLFAIAHRKFESGFNVLRTGYRHTLAAALSQPKTAIAFFAILMAGSLLLFPQLGEDFFPQVDAGEMRLHVRAPPGTRLEETQQDFAQIEAAIRQIVGGGQISVILDNIGLPYSGINLALSDSATVGPMDGEILISLKKVHTPTALLVQRLRRLLPRKFAEMQFFFQPADIVDQVLNFGQPEPIDVRVSGPDQGFAWGLATKLVHDLEAVPGVVDAHVFQVPDAPALGIDIDRTLATEFGLDQRTMAGDMLVTTNSSAQTTPNFWIDPHNAVSYPLVVQMPTYRIDSTQALRTMPVTSQTGAHGTELLTNVAHFRRDATPMALSQYNLRPVFDVNADVQGRDLASVAADIDRVIAADRPPSAKATTVTLGGQIETMRQSYSGLFGGMALAVVLVYFLLAINFQSWVDPVIVLIAVPFALSGVMWMLFLTQTHLSVPALMGTLMCIGLTTANSILIVAFANQRMEAGDSAWLAAEIAGFTRMRPVLMTAGAMVLGMIPMALGVGEGGEQNAPLARAVIGGLLFATFATLILVPTLYRILRHARQ, encoded by the coding sequence ATGTCTGTCGTCGCGTATATATTACGAAGGCCGTATACGGTCATCTCGATCCTGATCCTGGTCTGCATCCTGGGTGTCGGTGCGGGGCTGCGCATGCCCATCGACATCTTTCCGGACATCGACATTCCCGTCGTCAGCGTCGTCTGGACCTATAATGGCATGGACGCCAAGGACATCCAGGACAGGATCCTGACACTGCACGAAAGGCAGATGGCGTCGCTGGTCGACGACATCGCGCGGATCGAGACCACCAGCTATGACGGCGTCGGCGTCGAGAAGGTCTATCTCCACCAGGGCGCCGACGTCACGCGGGCGATCTCGCAGCTGTCGAGCAGCGCGCTCGTCGTCCTCAAATACATGCCGCCGAACATCACGCCGCCGCTGGTCATCCGCTATGGCGCGACGGACGTCCCGATCATCCAGCTGAGCCTGTCCAGCCCCTCCTTGCCGGACACCAAGCTCAACGACCTCGGACAGAACATCATCCGGCCGGACCTCGCCGTGGTGCACGGCGCCGAGGTGCCCTACCCCTATGGCGGCAAGCCCCGCGTCGTCATGGCCGACCTCGACCAGCAGGCGCTGAGTTCCCGCGGCCTGTCGCCGTCGGACGTCAGCCGGGCGCTGCAGGAGCAGAACGTCATCCTGCCGTCCGGCGACGTGAAGATCGGCACGCGGGACTATGCCCTGACGATGAACAACAGTCCGGACGTCATCGACAGGATCAATGACTTCCCGATCAAGCAGGTGGACGGCAAGGTCATCTTCATGCGCGACGTGGCGCATGTCCATGACGGCTTCCAGGTGCAGACCAATTCGGTGGCCGTCGACGGCACCCCCGGCGCCTTGATGACGATCCGCAAGACCGGAGGCGTTTCCACGCTCGCGGTGATCGACGGCGTCCGCAGCGCGCTTCCCGATATCGAGAAGGTGCTGCCGCCGGGCGTCTCCATCAAGGCCATCTTCGATCAGTCGATCTTCGTCAAGGCCGCCCTCGGCAGCGTGCTGATGGGCGGCGCGATGGCCGCCGGCCTCACCGCGCTGATGATCCTCCTCTTCCTCGGCAATTGGCGGCTGACGCTCATCATCCTGGTGTCGGTGCCGCTCTCGATCGTCGCCGCCGTCCTCGCGATGTATATCGGCGGCCAGACGCTCAACACGATGACCCTCGGCGGCTTCGCCCTGGCGGTCGGCATCCTCGTGGACAACGGCACCGTCGTCATCGAGAACATCGAACGCCATCTCGCCAGCCGGGAGCCGCTCGAGCTGGCGATCATCCGCGGCGCCGGCGAAGTCGGCATTCCGACCCTGCTGTCCACGCTGTGCATCTGCATCGTGTTCGTCCCGATCTTCCTGCTCCAGGGCACGGCCAAATATCTGTTCTCGCCGCTGTCGCTGTCGGTCTGCCTGTCGCTCATCGCCAGCCTGGTGCTCTCCTTCACGCTGGTGCCGATCCTGTTCCGCTCGCTGATGCGGTCGAGCGTGCATCATGCCGATGCCGGCCCGGCCGTGCCGCCGGGCCGGTGGAACCTGTTCGCGATCGCGCACCGCAAGTTCGAATCCGGCTTCAACGTGCTGAGGACGGGCTATCGTCACACCCTGGCGGCGGCCCTCTCCCAGCCCAAGACCGCCATCGCCTTCTTCGCCATCCTCATGGCCGGCTCTCTCCTGCTGTTCCCGCAACTCGGCGAAGACTTCTTTCCGCAGGTCGATGCCGGCGAGATGCGGCTCCATGTCCGTGCCCCGCCCGGCACGCGCCTGGAGGAAACGCAGCAGGATTTCGCGCAGATCGAGGCCGCCATCCGCCAGATCGTCGGCGGCGGCCAGATCAGCGTCATCCTCGACAATATCGGCCTGCCCTATAGTGGCATCAATCTCGCCCTCAGCGATTCGGCCACCGTCGGCCCGATGGACGGGGAGATCCTGATCTCGCTGAAGAAGGTCCACACGCCGACGGCGCTGCTGGTTCAGCGCCTGAGAAGGCTTCTGCCGCGCAAGTTCGCCGAAATGCAGTTCTTCTTCCAGCCGGCGGACATCGTCGACCAGGTGCTGAATTTCGGCCAGCCGGAACCGATCGACGTCCGCGTCTCCGGACCGGACCAGGGCTTCGCCTGGGGCCTGGCGACCAAGCTGGTGCACGACCTTGAGGCCGTTCCCGGCGTCGTCGACGCCCATGTCTTCCAGGTGCCGGACGCCCCCGCCCTCGGCATCGACATCGACCGCACGCTGGCGACCGAGTTCGGCCTGGACCAGCGGACGATGGCGGGCGACATGCTGGTGACCACCAATTCCAGCGCCCAGACCACGCCGAATTTCTGGATCGATCCGCACAATGCCGTGAGCTACCCCCTGGTCGTGCAGATGCCGACCTACCGCATCGATTCCACGCAGGCGCTGCGAACCATGCCCGTGACCTCGCAAACCGGCGCCCACGGCACCGAACTGCTGACGAATGTCGCCCATTTCCGGCGCGACGCCACCCCGATGGCCCTGTCGCAATACAATCTGCGGCCGGTCTTCGACGTCAACGCCGACGTGCAGGGACGCGACCTCGCATCCGTCGCCGCCGACATCGACAGGGTGATCGCGGCGGACCGGCCTCCGTCGGCCAAGGCGACGACCGTCACGCTCGGCGGCCAGATCGAGACGATGCGCCAGAGCTATTCGGGCCTGTTCGGCGGCATGGCGCTGGCGGTGGTGCTGGTCTACTTCCTGCTGGCGATCAACTTCCAGAGCTGGGTGGACCCGGTCATCGTCCTCATCGCCGTCCCCTTCGCCCTCAGCGGGGTGATGTGGATGCTGTTCCTGACGCAGACCCATCTCAGCGTGCCCGCCCTGATGGGCACGCTGATGTGCATCGGCCTGACGACCGCCAACAGCATCCTCATCGTCGCCTTCGCCAACCAGCGCATGGAGGCGGGCGACAGCGCCTGGCTCGCCGCCGAAATCGCCGGCTTCACGCGCATGCGCCCGGTGCTGATGACGGCCGGCGCCATGGTCCTCGGCATGATCCCGATGGCGCTGGGCGTCGGCGAAGGCGGCGAGCAGAACGCGCCGCTCGCCCGCGCCGTCATCGGCGGCCTGCTCTTCGCGACATTCGCCACCCTCATCCTCGTTCCAACCCTGTATCGGATCCTTCGCCATGCCCGTCAGTGA
- a CDS encoding sensor histidine kinase, translating into MILVFGTYTYYRLYDWLYGDLLSNLTQRVEHLRRDVLPDISGYSNGEIYRKIQDVYSPEENDRFIRISKRDGEILYVSGAPSDHSFSSGDIPLPRDYSGVISERMEKLRKSANFMLVGVDADIAGTHYVFEMGASTLPIRTAMNKLLEIFFIGAPFLFSITVLGGVAIVRHALMPIKSISDTAQKISFGGQRQRLPIVQTGDAIEHLSQTLNQMLERLDQAYEQASRFSADASHELRTPLAIIRSELEGLLRESDLPQVITTRIGGSLEEAERLSHIVEGLFAMVRLDAGEAKTKQEVFDFADLVRTTLEQMRLLGEEKNIAIGLEAPRPAFVTGDTVRLKQAVVNLLDNSIKYTRPGGEIVLTITTSHAGVKLQVRDNGIGIPPAELPHIFERFYRASTARSSDIEGTGLGLSIVRSICQAHGGQVSVESAEAQGTTVEVDLPLSSQTNPRTSAAT; encoded by the coding sequence CGCAGCGAGTGGAGCATCTGCGCCGGGACGTTCTTCCCGACATCTCCGGATACAGCAACGGCGAAATCTATCGCAAGATCCAGGATGTCTATTCTCCCGAGGAGAATGACCGCTTCATACGGATCAGCAAGCGGGACGGAGAGATCCTCTATGTTTCGGGTGCCCCCAGCGACCACTCGTTCAGCAGCGGCGATATTCCGTTGCCGCGGGACTACAGCGGCGTCATCTCCGAACGGATGGAGAAGCTCAGGAAGAGCGCGAATTTCATGCTCGTCGGCGTCGACGCCGATATAGCCGGTACGCATTACGTCTTCGAAATGGGCGCCTCGACGCTGCCCATCCGCACCGCCATGAACAAGTTGCTCGAGATCTTCTTCATCGGCGCGCCTTTCCTCTTCTCCATCACCGTGCTCGGCGGCGTCGCCATCGTCCGGCATGCGCTGATGCCCATCAAGAGCATCAGCGACACCGCGCAGAAGATCAGCTTCGGAGGCCAGCGCCAGAGACTGCCGATCGTGCAGACCGGCGACGCCATCGAGCACCTCTCGCAGACGCTCAACCAGATGCTCGAACGGCTCGACCAGGCCTATGAGCAGGCAAGCCGCTTCTCGGCCGATGCCTCCCACGAACTGCGCACCCCCCTCGCCATCATCCGCAGCGAATTGGAGGGGCTGCTTCGCGAATCGGACCTGCCCCAGGTGATCACGACCCGGATCGGCGGCTCGCTGGAGGAGGCCGAGCGCCTCTCCCATATCGTCGAGGGCCTGTTCGCCATGGTCCGGCTCGATGCCGGCGAGGCGAAGACGAAGCAGGAGGTGTTCGACTTCGCCGATCTGGTCCGCACCACGCTGGAGCAGATGCGCCTGCTGGGCGAGGAAAAGAACATCGCCATCGGCCTGGAGGCTCCAAGGCCGGCCTTCGTCACCGGCGATACGGTTCGCCTGAAGCAGGCGGTCGTCAATCTCCTCGACAACAGCATCAAATATACCCGGCCGGGTGGCGAGATCGTGCTGACGATCACGACCTCCCATGCGGGGGTCAAGCTGCAGGTCCGGGACAACGGCATCGGAATTCCGCCGGCCGAGCTGCCGCATATCTTCGAGCGGTTCTACCGGGCGAGCACCGCGCGATCGAGCGACATCGAGGGGACCGGCCTCGGTCTTTCGATCGTCCGCTCCATCTGTCAGGCCCATGGCGGGCAGGTCAGCGTCGAGAGTGCCGAAGCGCAGGGAACGACGGTCGAAGTCGATCTCCCGCTCTCCAGTCAAACAAATCCCCGGACGAGTGCGGCCACATAA